One part of the Arachidicoccus terrestris genome encodes these proteins:
- a CDS encoding TonB-dependent receptor plug domain-containing protein codes for MSFTSDAFSFINPSDIEKIEILKEAPATAIYGSQGTNGVILITNKQGRMSAPSIRFDARLGRQNLQKYLPMMNLPQYAHASERTL; via the coding sequence GTGAGTTTTACAAGTGATGCATTTTCCTTTATCAATCCCTCCGATATCGAAAAGATTGAGATTTTAAAAGAGGCACCTGCTACGGCTATATATGGCTCTCAGGGTACAAACGGCGTTATTTTGATTACGAACAAGCAAGGGAGAATGAGTGCCCCAAGCATTCGTTTTGACGCGCGTTTGGGAAGGCAAAACCTGCAGAAATATTTGCCGATGATGAACCTGCCTCAGTACGCCCACGCATCTGAACGCACTCTATGA
- a CDS encoding YkgB family protein: MQILTEMEKNIHQNPGKPLAIKFAGWVRQRNLPFLIIWIGMVVMLLWAGAYKLTIPGAEGIAPLVNNNPLISWHFKAVRGVSRF, encoded by the coding sequence ATGCAGATACTTACTGAGATGGAAAAAAATATACATCAAAACCCCGGAAAACCATTGGCAATAAAGTTTGCCGGCTGGGTGAGGCAACGTAATCTCCCTTTTCTGATAATCTGGATAGGTATGGTCGTTATGCTATTATGGGCCGGCGCCTATAAGTTGACAATTCCCGGTGCGGAGGGTATAGCACCCTTGGTAAACAATAACCCACTTATAAGCTGGCACTTTAAGGCTGTTCGGGGTGTATCACGGTTCTGA
- a CDS encoding response regulator transcription factor → MQVLLSAGSAESFMSDGGEELYFDIILSDIGLPGDSCMKGVTLMKIRRPKCQVMMLSVYNDTARIFQALYAGAAGYVSKQTAFVKIKEALNSIYNGGAFMSPNIAKKVTGYFNPAASSKVRDPLPQREQQVLHGVEEGLSNKIIAERFNISIEIVKAHGKKIYQKLEVNNRLDIVRGNTGKHCICPGYYSASFFSHSLSPVRGIFILSA, encoded by the coding sequence GTGCAGGTATTGTTGTCCGCCGGATCCGCAGAGTCTTTTATGAGTGACGGGGGAGAGGAGCTGTATTTTGATATTATTTTGTCAGACATAGGATTACCGGGTGACTCTTGTATGAAAGGGGTGACGCTTATGAAAATAAGAAGGCCTAAATGCCAGGTCATGATGTTATCTGTATATAATGATACGGCAAGGATCTTTCAGGCACTATACGCCGGTGCTGCCGGTTACGTGTCTAAACAAACGGCTTTTGTAAAAATTAAAGAGGCCTTAAACAGTATTTATAATGGGGGCGCTTTTATGTCACCGAATATTGCAAAGAAGGTGACGGGTTATTTTAACCCCGCCGCTTCTTCTAAAGTGCGGGATCCCCTGCCGCAGCGGGAACAGCAGGTGCTGCATGGGGTAGAGGAGGGGCTTTCTAATAAAATAATAGCTGAACGGTTCAATATTTCTATTGAAATCGTAAAGGCGCATGGTAAGAAGATATACCAGAAACTGGAAGTTAATAACAGGCTGGATATTGTCAGAGGGAATACCGGTAAACATTGTATTTGCCCCGGATATTATTCAGCATCATTTTTTTCCCATAGCCTATCCCCCGTCAGGGGGATTTTTATTTTATCTGCCTGA
- a CDS encoding choice-of-anchor tandem repeat GloVer-containing protein: MKKNIRLLFVVLFWACSARAQYAVVHSFNGNDGEKPYSSLISDGAYLYGVTNRGGTYGMGTIFKVSLADGTLTDIYYFNGTDGRYPYGSLIMDGDYLYGMTPSGGAFDNGNIFKINKSGGVLTDMHDFDGAGGANPYGSLVIDGDSLYGMTTFGGTAGDGTVFKINKDGSGFVDMHDFNGSDGGTPYGSLVGDGAYLYGMTYFGGNFYGNIFKISKIDGSLTNMHNFSGTDGANPYGSLIIQDGYLYGMTSGSGLNNNGNIFKLSIADNSFTSIYDFNGIDGATPLSTLFRDGNYLYGTTFNGGLNTYGNIFKVNLDGTGFISMHDFVGTDGAAPGYGSLISVNNSLYGMTGQGGANGKGVIYKFDLSAAMPVHFISFTATFTSNGNRLDWATGEETNSKGFQVEVSTNGKDFTGIDFVAAKGSTSRYRYIDTHSYNVSTVYYRLKQIDIEGKIAYSPVVSIRADENGGITVYPNPASASVTVTDASGDIQIFNSAGKAVLKQISSGAKTIIDIRSLPSGIYFIVDAKGNRKRFMKE; encoded by the coding sequence ATGAAAAAAAACATAAGACTTCTTTTTGTGGTATTATTTTGGGCGTGCAGCGCCCGTGCGCAGTATGCTGTTGTGCATAGCTTTAACGGCAATGACGGTGAGAAACCCTATAGCTCGCTGATCAGTGACGGCGCATATTTGTATGGAGTGACCAACCGGGGTGGGACATATGGAATGGGCACTATTTTTAAAGTAAGTTTAGCCGACGGAACACTCACGGATATATACTATTTTAACGGCACCGACGGGAGATATCCTTATGGGTCACTCATTATGGATGGCGATTATCTCTATGGTATGACGCCTAGTGGAGGGGCATTTGATAATGGCAATATTTTTAAAATAAATAAATCCGGAGGTGTCCTGACCGATATGCATGATTTTGATGGTGCAGGTGGTGCCAATCCATATGGTTCACTTGTCATCGACGGGGATAGTCTGTATGGTATGACCACTTTTGGAGGGACGGCCGGAGATGGTACGGTTTTTAAAATAAATAAAGACGGTTCCGGATTTGTCGATATGCACGACTTTAACGGCAGTGATGGCGGCACCCCTTATGGATCGCTTGTTGGTGATGGGGCGTATCTTTATGGTATGACCTATTTTGGCGGAAACTTCTACGGCAATATTTTTAAAATAAGTAAGATCGATGGCTCCCTCACTAATATGCATAACTTTAGTGGTACGGACGGCGCAAATCCTTATGGTTCGCTTATTATCCAGGACGGGTATCTGTATGGTATGACATCGGGAAGCGGACTTAACAACAATGGAAATATTTTCAAATTGAGTATAGCAGATAACAGTTTTACCAGTATATACGATTTTAACGGTATTGATGGCGCGACTCCGCTGAGTACACTCTTTAGAGATGGAAATTATCTGTATGGCACGACATTTAATGGCGGGCTAAATACCTATGGCAATATCTTTAAAGTAAATCTGGACGGCACCGGATTTATAAGTATGCATGACTTTGTCGGCACCGATGGAGCCGCTCCTGGTTATGGCAGTTTAATATCTGTAAACAATAGCCTTTATGGTATGACTGGTCAGGGTGGAGCAAACGGCAAAGGTGTCATATACAAATTTGATTTGTCTGCCGCGATGCCGGTTCATTTTATTTCGTTTACCGCCACTTTTACGTCAAACGGCAACCGTCTGGATTGGGCTACAGGCGAAGAAACAAATAGCAAGGGTTTTCAGGTTGAGGTAAGTACAAACGGTAAGGACTTTACCGGGATTGATTTTGTCGCAGCCAAGGGCAGTACTTCCAGGTACAGATATATCGATACGCACAGTTATAATGTTTCAACTGTTTATTACCGGTTAAAGCAAATAGATATAGAAGGAAAGATTGCGTATAGCCCGGTGGTCTCTATAAGAGCTGATGAAAACGGCGGTATAACGGTTTATCCGAACCCTGCCAGCGCATCTGTAACGGTGACTGATGCCTCTGGTGACATTCAGATATTCAATAGTGCGGGCAAAGCGGTTCTTAAGCAGATATCAAGCGGAGCGAAGACTATTATAGATATCCGCAGTCTTCCGTCAGGCATTTATTTTATTGTAGATGCCAAAGGCAATAGAAAGCGGTTTATGAAAGAGTAG
- a CDS encoding carboxymuconolactone decarboxylase family protein: MKTVSVPTKEQVSPENQVLFENLTKSIGRVPNLFAVYAHSKNALGTYLALANAKTSLRAKEKEVVNLIVSQVNGCEYCLAAHTAIAKSHGFTDEQILEIRRGSISFDVKFDALVKLAKSIAENKGHADQQLIDNFYAVGYDEGSLIDVVIVVGDKTITNYVYALTGVPIDFPAAPSI; the protein is encoded by the coding sequence ATGAAAACAGTATCCGTTCCTACGAAGGAACAAGTATCTCCAGAAAACCAGGTTTTATTTGAAAATCTGACGAAATCAATTGGTCGCGTACCCAATTTGTTTGCAGTATATGCGCATTCCAAAAACGCACTTGGGACTTATCTTGCGTTGGCTAATGCTAAAACTTCATTAAGGGCAAAAGAGAAAGAAGTTGTAAATCTAATTGTGAGCCAGGTCAATGGTTGTGAATATTGCCTTGCGGCACACACAGCTATTGCTAAGTCACATGGCTTTACTGATGAACAGATATTAGAAATTCGTCGCGGCTCGATTAGTTTTGATGTTAAATTTGATGCATTGGTCAAACTTGCAAAAAGTATTGCTGAAAATAAGGGCCATGCAGATCAACAATTAATTGATAATTTCTATGCTGTCGGTTATGATGAAGGCTCGCTCATTGATGTCGTAATCGTCGTGGGGGACAAAACAATCACTAATTATGTTTACGCTTTGACAGGTGTACCTATCGATTTCCCAGCGGCTCCATCAATCTAA
- a CDS encoding alpha/beta fold hydrolase, producing MKTQKVSYVKANIEDLSIFYRESGPADGPVVLLLHGFPTSSHMYRNLIPLLNEKYHVIAPDLPGFGFSDSPKNTVFTYTFDNLTKYIQGLIDHLGLKRFTIQVFDYGAPVGYRIAVANPEKITGIISQNGNAYVEGLSEGWNPIQKYWNEPNEENRNNLRGMCTAATTRWQYLTGVNNPDLVAPESYTLDQYFLDREGNVELQLDLFKDYASNVAMYPVFQEYFRQKSPEFLAVWGDKDPFFLPPGARAFARDLPNAIIKFFDTGHFALETHVHEIGTEIIKFLEKLPR from the coding sequence ATGAAAACGCAAAAAGTAAGCTACGTAAAAGCAAACATTGAGGATTTAAGTATTTTCTACCGGGAGTCAGGTCCGGCAGACGGACCGGTTGTCTTGTTGTTGCATGGGTTCCCCACCTCTTCACACATGTATCGAAATCTGATTCCATTGTTGAATGAGAAGTATCATGTAATTGCACCTGATCTTCCTGGTTTTGGCTTTTCCGATTCACCAAAAAACACCGTGTTTACATACACTTTTGATAACCTGACTAAATATATTCAGGGGCTAATTGATCATTTAGGTTTAAAACGCTTTACCATTCAGGTATTCGACTACGGTGCGCCCGTCGGATATCGTATCGCTGTCGCGAACCCTGAAAAGATAACTGGTATCATCTCGCAAAATGGCAATGCCTATGTGGAAGGCTTAAGCGAAGGCTGGAATCCCATCCAAAAATATTGGAATGAGCCAAATGAAGAAAACCGCAATAACCTCCGTGGCATGTGTACAGCTGCTACAACCCGATGGCAATATTTAACAGGTGTGAACAATCCGGATCTGGTTGCTCCGGAATCGTACACACTGGACCAATATTTTCTGGACAGGGAAGGTAATGTAGAACTACAATTAGACCTTTTTAAGGATTATGCGAGCAATGTTGCTATGTATCCTGTTTTTCAAGAATATTTTAGGCAAAAGAGCCCCGAATTCCTGGCTGTCTGGGGGGATAAAGATCCGTTTTTTTTGCCACCTGGTGCTCGGGCTTTCGCACGGGATCTGCCAAATGCAATTATTAAGTTCTTTGACACAGGGCATTTCGCTTTGGAAACGCACGTACATGAAATTGGCACTGAAATAATAAAGTTCTTAGAAAAACTCCCCCGATAG
- a CDS encoding transposase gives MWPLRYLSSAIVSTNYHYLLYLSLRKCFYRYSHPKDIEKGILFDQTIKLSGYYVSQYYPNKLRLIKYKDFETDKVLIFLTNNFKLDAVEIAKLYRARWFIEIFFRWVKQHLKIKFFWEQSENAVKTQVWIAASVYVLVAIAKKQFRPLRNITGFKHLKPCKPTVSGSQS, from the coding sequence ATGTGGCCCCTTCGTTATTTGTCTTCGGCGATTGTATCGACCAACTATCACTATTTGCTCTACCTCTCTTTGCGCAAATGCTTTTATAGGTATTCCCATCCAAAGGACATAGAAAAAGGAATCCTTTTTGATCAGACAATTAAGTTGAGTGGTTACTACGTTTCACAATATTACCCAAACAAATTAAGGTTGATAAAATACAAGGATTTCGAAACAGACAAGGTTTTAATATTTCTAACAAACAACTTTAAATTAGATGCTGTAGAAATCGCAAAACTTTATCGAGCACGTTGGTTCATCGAAATTTTCTTCAGGTGGGTTAAGCAACATCTAAAAATAAAATTCTTTTGGGAACAATCTGAAAATGCCGTAAAAACGCAGGTATGGATAGCGGCGTCTGTTTATGTATTAGTTGCAATTGCAAAGAAGCAATTTAGGCCTCTACGGAATATTACAGGTTTTAAGCATCTCAAACCCTGTAAACCAACTGTTTCAGGATCTCAATCATAA
- a CDS encoding alpha/beta fold hydrolase translates to MKTVLLSFRQVNVKGISTFLVEGGDKDNQPILFLHGYPETSMEFENVMMYLASEYYVLAIDLPGIGSSEPLDNYDKLSIADFVKDLLIVLKLQNTVVVGHDIGGMVAYSLVTHFPEIISKVVIIGTSVPGVVPWEEVKRNPHIWHFAFYAVPELPEELIKGKENVLFDFFYTSLSYNKEAIKMKNKETYIQSYKSSHSLKTALGWYRTFPEDEKENGHKTSVDTPVLYLKGDKDFGDIDHYIRGFLKRGLKKISGESVPYSGHFSPEENPEFVVRVISEFISKK, encoded by the coding sequence ATGAAAACTGTATTACTTTCTTTTAGGCAAGTGAATGTAAAAGGCATTTCCACCTTCCTTGTCGAAGGCGGCGATAAAGACAATCAGCCTATATTATTCCTACATGGATATCCTGAAACGTCGATGGAGTTTGAAAATGTGATGATGTACCTGGCCTCAGAGTATTATGTTCTTGCGATAGATTTGCCAGGTATAGGATCCTCAGAACCACTAGATAATTATGACAAACTTTCTATTGCGGATTTCGTCAAGGACTTATTGATTGTTTTAAAATTACAGAACACTGTTGTTGTCGGACACGATATCGGCGGAATGGTTGCCTATTCTCTCGTTACTCATTTTCCCGAAATCATCTCTAAGGTGGTTATTATTGGAACGTCGGTGCCGGGCGTGGTTCCCTGGGAAGAAGTAAAACGTAACCCACATATCTGGCATTTTGCTTTTTATGCCGTGCCTGAACTACCGGAAGAATTGATTAAAGGTAAAGAAAACGTTTTGTTTGATTTTTTTTATACGTCCTTGAGCTACAATAAAGAGGCAATAAAAATGAAAAATAAAGAAACATACATTCAATCTTACAAGTCTTCACATAGTTTAAAAACAGCTTTAGGCTGGTATAGAACTTTCCCGGAAGATGAAAAAGAAAATGGCCATAAAACGTCCGTGGATACACCTGTTCTATACTTAAAGGGTGATAAAGATTTTGGAGATATAGACCATTATATCCGGGGATTCCTCAAAAGGGGTCTTAAAAAGATCTCTGGCGAATCAGTTCCCTACAGCGGCCATTTTTCACCAGAAGAAAACCCAGAATTTGTTGTACGTGTAATAAGCGAATTCATAAGCAAAAAATGA
- a CDS encoding DUF1016 N-terminal domain-containing protein yields MRYAACFPDEQIVVSPIRQLSWADFIALIPLKKPMKCEFYAEMCRYCCPPDPQSLL; encoded by the coding sequence ATGCGGTATGCTGCATGCTTCCCCGATGAGCAAATTGTCGTATCGCCGATACGACAATTGAGTTGGGCTGATTTTATTGCCCTCATACCTTTAAAAAAGCCAATGAAATGTGAGTTCTATGCCGAAATGTGCAGGTATTGTTGTCCGCCGGATCCGCAGAGTCTTTTATGA
- a CDS encoding TetR/AcrR family transcriptional regulator, producing the protein MRNERKNSIRQTIVDTAARLFYKQGYSNTGINQIIEESGVVKSSLYATFRSKEDILMEYLIAAGAATDNALLTAANKFKEPKDKVLGVFDYLMSLVQEKEYYGCNFLNIISEIPKDTERVVKQIRTQKNGVRKLFALLLAPVGKEELADEIYILFEGALIGNKVHGATWPVKSARKTVERLLN; encoded by the coding sequence ATGCGAAACGAAAGAAAGAATTCAATTCGACAGACAATAGTAGATACAGCTGCACGCTTGTTTTATAAACAGGGATACAGCAACACTGGAATTAATCAAATTATTGAAGAATCCGGGGTTGTCAAATCTTCGTTGTATGCGACTTTCCGGTCGAAGGAAGATATATTGATGGAATATTTGATAGCGGCAGGGGCTGCTACGGACAATGCTTTATTAACCGCTGCAAATAAATTTAAAGAGCCAAAAGACAAGGTATTGGGTGTATTTGATTATCTGATGAGCCTGGTACAGGAAAAGGAGTATTACGGATGTAATTTTTTAAATATCATTTCTGAAATTCCGAAGGATACGGAACGCGTTGTCAAACAGATTAGAACGCAAAAGAATGGGGTAAGGAAGCTTTTTGCCCTTTTACTAGCACCCGTGGGAAAAGAAGAATTGGCCGACGAGATCTACATATTGTTTGAAGGAGCTCTAATCGGGAATAAGGTTCATGGCGCGACATGGCCGGTTAAAAGCGCCAGGAAAACAGTTGAGCGACTGCTTAATTAA
- a CDS encoding DUF427 domain-containing protein, translating into MRAVFNGQVIAESNDTLVVEGNHYFPPESVNMGFLGKSNTHTTCPWKGVASYYDVKVNGRTAEDGAWYYASPKPLAEAIKGYIAFWHGVEVVH; encoded by the coding sequence ATGAGAGCTGTCTTTAATGGTCAGGTCATTGCGGAAAGTAATGACACGCTTGTTGTTGAGGGAAATCATTATTTTCCCCCTGAATCTGTAAATATGGGTTTTTTAGGTAAGTCGAATACCCATACGACTTGCCCGTGGAAAGGGGTGGCTTCCTATTATGACGTAAAGGTGAACGGCCGGACGGCCGAAGACGGTGCATGGTATTACGCCAGTCCGAAACCGCTGGCGGAAGCTATTAAGGGATATATCGCATTTTGGCATGGTGTTGAAGTTGTTCATTGA
- a CDS encoding DUF417 family protein: protein MYHGSDLIGLTELIAAVLLCIGLFKPRLGVIGAAIAVVMFFITSTMVITTPGALTSVNGVNYMSFLGLFLFKDVINMGASLYLVSRFGHKAAVALNK, encoded by the coding sequence GTGTATCACGGTTCTGATCTTATTGGACTAACTGAGCTTATTGCTGCAGTATTGCTATGTATCGGATTATTTAAGCCGCGACTGGGTGTGATCGGAGCAGCGATCGCTGTTGTAATGTTCTTTATAACCAGTACGATGGTAATCACGACACCGGGTGCATTAACTAGTGTAAACGGAGTAAATTATATGAGTTTTCTTGGGCTCTTTCTTTTTAAAGACGTTATAAATATGGGTGCATCTTTATATCTGGTGAGTCGATTTGGTCATAAAGCAGCTGTAGCGCTGAATAAGTAA
- a CDS encoding ABC transporter permease — protein MSHSLKITIRSAFGGKVYTIINMLGLVLGITFGLLIFLWIRNERQIDHTTVDNDRVYIIYGNYYINGQRTGQYGTPGILGAALKKEIPEILYAANVSWLKDTPDKVLYEAGNKNLLYDTYYADADFFKMMNYPFIMGDKANALASPQSICISETMAKGMFGSLKAAFGQSVHTETGKDLRITGIYKDLPNTASAKSDCVINWSTFLEEAPYAKDWGNSGPNTMIMLAKNADPQQVAKKLEHFLYKYTGHTEQYHRDLGMQLFKDSYLQDQFDNGHLAGGRIDLVHLFTVIAIFIIAIACINFINLSTAQAGQRAKEVGVRKVAGASRSRLIIQFMMESVLLILLSIFVALVIILCLLPFFNSFVGQQISFPFSDLYFWLIIGISAIAIAAAAGLYPAIFISSFKPVRVLKGSVNIGKNAMLRKSLVIFQFIIAIVLIVATVIVTQQLGYMQKTALGYNKKNLIDIPIQGNMSKKYTYFTQEAGNIPGIRSLSTIQEVPTNIGSSTTGVAWPGKGANEITSFTQSFVGYNFIETMGLHLIAGRDFAPDRAADTAGYIINESAQRAMGLKSPIGQPITFWGKKGEIIGIIKDFHFASLHDAIKPLILHWSNMNRGHTLIRIEPGMTNKVLAGLKQLYKKVNPGMQFNYAFIEDDYSKLYQNEKTLSKISSIFSFLAIFISGLGLLGLILHTVSRRKKEIGIRKVLGAKISSILMLLSKDFIYHVMIAFLIATPVSWYIMNRWLSQYAYKIDIRWWVFLAAGLIALLITLLTVGLQALKTAQANPVEAIKSE, from the coding sequence ATGTCCCATTCATTAAAAATAACCATCCGAAGTGCTTTTGGCGGTAAAGTTTACACAATTATCAATATGCTCGGCTTAGTTCTGGGCATAACATTTGGCTTGCTCATATTTTTATGGATCAGAAATGAACGACAAATCGACCATACTACGGTAGATAATGATCGTGTTTACATCATTTATGGAAATTACTATATTAATGGCCAAAGAACCGGACAATATGGTACACCGGGCATACTCGGAGCAGCATTAAAAAAAGAAATCCCGGAAATTTTATATGCAGCGAATGTCTCCTGGTTAAAAGATACCCCTGACAAAGTACTATATGAAGCAGGGAACAAAAACCTTTTGTATGACACCTACTACGCTGACGCCGACTTTTTCAAAATGATGAATTATCCATTCATCATGGGTGATAAGGCCAACGCATTGGCCTCCCCCCAAAGTATCTGTATTTCTGAAACAATGGCCAAAGGCATGTTTGGTAGTCTGAAGGCTGCCTTTGGCCAATCTGTCCATACCGAGACCGGTAAGGACCTGCGGATCACGGGGATATACAAAGATCTACCTAATACCGCCTCTGCCAAGTCCGATTGCGTGATAAACTGGTCAACTTTCCTGGAAGAAGCCCCCTATGCAAAAGATTGGGGAAACAGCGGGCCAAACACGATGATCATGTTAGCCAAGAATGCAGATCCTCAACAGGTAGCTAAAAAGCTAGAGCATTTTCTTTATAAATACACAGGCCATACTGAGCAATATCATAGGGACTTGGGTATGCAGCTTTTCAAGGATAGCTATCTTCAGGACCAATTTGATAACGGCCATTTAGCAGGTGGACGGATTGACCTGGTACACTTATTCACAGTTATTGCAATTTTCATCATCGCTATAGCCTGCATTAACTTTATTAACCTGTCAACAGCACAGGCCGGACAAAGGGCAAAAGAAGTGGGCGTTCGTAAGGTTGCAGGCGCTTCGAGGAGCAGATTGATCATACAGTTTATGATGGAATCTGTGTTATTGATACTCCTCTCCATTTTTGTTGCCTTAGTGATCATTCTTTGTCTTTTGCCTTTTTTTAATTCTTTTGTCGGCCAACAAATATCATTTCCTTTTTCCGATCTTTATTTTTGGCTGATCATTGGCATTTCGGCAATTGCAATTGCCGCAGCAGCGGGACTATATCCCGCTATCTTCATTTCCTCTTTTAAGCCTGTACGAGTATTAAAAGGTAGCGTAAACATAGGAAAGAACGCGATGCTCAGAAAGAGTCTGGTCATATTTCAATTTATTATTGCAATAGTACTTATTGTTGCCACGGTAATTGTCACCCAACAACTGGGATATATGCAAAAGACTGCCCTAGGTTATAACAAAAAGAATCTCATAGATATCCCGATTCAGGGTAACATGTCGAAAAAATACACTTACTTTACACAAGAGGCGGGAAACATTCCGGGTATCCGGTCACTATCAACCATACAAGAGGTTCCTACAAATATTGGCAGCTCAACTACAGGAGTCGCCTGGCCGGGAAAAGGAGCCAATGAGATTACTTCTTTTACCCAGTCTTTTGTCGGATATAACTTCATCGAAACAATGGGGCTCCATCTTATTGCAGGGCGCGATTTCGCTCCAGACAGAGCAGCAGATACCGCCGGGTACATTATCAACGAATCCGCCCAGCGTGCCATGGGACTGAAGAGCCCAATTGGCCAGCCCATTACATTTTGGGGCAAAAAAGGAGAAATAATAGGTATCATCAAAGACTTTCATTTCGCGTCTCTGCATGATGCTATTAAGCCACTTATTTTACATTGGTCCAATATGAATCGGGGCCATACTTTAATTCGCATCGAGCCTGGAATGACAAATAAAGTACTGGCAGGATTAAAGCAACTGTATAAAAAGGTAAATCCGGGCATGCAGTTTAACTACGCCTTTATTGAAGATGATTATAGCAAATTGTATCAGAATGAAAAAACGCTAAGTAAAATTTCAAGTATTTTTTCATTTTTAGCCATTTTTATATCCGGCCTAGGTCTTTTAGGTTTAATATTGCATACTGTCTCCAGACGCAAAAAGGAAATCGGCATCCGAAAAGTGCTTGGCGCCAAAATATCAAGCATTCTGATGCTACTGTCAAAAGACTTCATATATCATGTAATGATTGCCTTTCTCATTGCCACACCGGTTTCCTGGTACATAATGAACCGATGGCTATCGCAATATGCATATAAAATAGATATTCGGTGGTGGGTATTTCTGGCGGCAGGCCTGATCGCCTTGTTGATTACACTGCTGACGGTTGGATTACAGGCCCTTAAAACGGCCCAGGCAAATCCAGTAGAAGCTATTAAATCTGAATAA
- a CDS encoding NADP-dependent oxidoreductase, with amino-acid sequence MKAIIVAGQDAGIAGMKLEEYPDPEPSLNDAIVQVYASGFTNDELTWPSTWVDREGRDRSPAIPGHEVAGIVTALGYGATGVSIGQRVFGLTDWHRNGSLAEYVAVETRNLAPLPADVDFNTGAGLVMSGLTAWQGLFTHGHLRSGQTVLIHGAAGVVGSMAVQLAREAGAYIIGTGRASGRQAAVDFGVHEYLDLENEQLEDIKGVDLVFDVFGGEISNRSVGLIRSGGALVSVAGPTDARPANGTVIDFVVETSLVQLDEIVQRYRQGRLRTHIGSVAALEDAVALFNAKDRRGGKTIIEIGS; translated from the coding sequence ATGAAAGCAATTATTGTGGCTGGTCAAGATGCCGGCATTGCAGGTATGAAATTGGAGGAATATCCTGATCCGGAGCCCTCACTGAATGATGCTATTGTTCAGGTTTACGCATCGGGGTTTACCAATGATGAATTAACCTGGCCATCCACATGGGTCGATCGTGAGGGGCGTGACCGCTCACCTGCTATTCCCGGTCATGAAGTGGCCGGTATTGTAACGGCATTGGGATATGGCGCCACCGGCGTCTCAATCGGACAGCGTGTCTTTGGTCTTACAGACTGGCACCGCAACGGCAGCCTTGCTGAATATGTAGCTGTGGAAACGCGTAATCTGGCTCCCTTGCCGGCTGATGTTGACTTTAACACGGGGGCAGGGCTTGTGATGTCAGGTCTGACTGCGTGGCAAGGGCTATTCACACACGGGCACCTGCGGTCCGGACAGACTGTACTGATCCACGGAGCCGCTGGTGTCGTTGGCTCTATGGCTGTCCAGTTGGCCAGGGAAGCGGGAGCATATATTATCGGTACGGGCCGTGCCAGTGGTCGGCAGGCGGCGGTTGACTTTGGCGTGCATGAATACTTAGATCTGGAAAATGAGCAACTCGAGGATATAAAGGGAGTAGATCTGGTATTTGATGTCTTTGGAGGAGAGATCAGCAACCGGTCTGTCGGGTTGATTCGCTCCGGTGGGGCACTAGTTTCGGTCGCGGGTCCAACAGATGCAAGGCCTGCTAACGGGACGGTTATTGACTTTGTCGTAGAGACCAGCCTCGTCCAGCTAGACGAAATTGTGCAAAGATACAGACAGGGACGTCTTCGGACACATATCGGATCTGTTGCGGCGCTGGAAGACGCTGTCGCCCTCTTCAATGCGAAGGACAGACGCGGTGGCAAGACGATTATCGAGATCGGTTCCTGA